From Coriobacteriaceae bacterium, a single genomic window includes:
- a CDS encoding acetyl-CoA carboxylase biotin carboxylase subunit gives MFDKVLIANRGEVAVRVIRACRDMGIKTVAVYSTADADALHVQLADEAYCIGGPRLAESYLNDDAVLTCAVKSGAKAIHPGYGFFSEKASFVRDCDKYGLAFVGPSAEVIDSMGDKDAARRTAAAAGVPIVPGCDLLKSPEEATAEAERIGCPVLIKARAGGGGRGIRKVERVEDAAKAFIEARAEGEAVFGDGECYMEKFVAPAHHVEVQIMADKQGHVFSLGERECSVQRRNQKLIEESPAPCLDGRDDIRARMHKAARDLARAVGYEGAGTIEFLYSDDGNFYFMEMNTRLQVEHPVTEFVTDTDLVKWQLRVAAGQPLPFEQEDMPVRNHAMECRINAETPDFLPSCGTVTALRVPGGPRVRWDSAMFTGAKVPPYYDSMLGKLIVCAPTRDGAIRKMRSALGELVIEGVSENSELQLDVLANDEFLSGMYHTDLMGHLYADE, from the coding sequence ATGTTCGACAAAGTGCTCATCGCCAACCGCGGCGAAGTCGCGGTCCGTGTTATCCGCGCGTGCCGCGATATGGGCATCAAGACCGTCGCCGTTTATTCCACGGCCGATGCGGACGCGCTGCACGTGCAGCTTGCCGACGAGGCGTATTGCATCGGCGGCCCGCGTCTTGCCGAGAGCTACCTCAACGACGATGCCGTGCTCACCTGTGCCGTAAAGTCGGGAGCTAAGGCAATTCATCCCGGCTATGGCTTTTTCTCCGAGAAGGCGAGCTTCGTGCGCGACTGCGACAAGTACGGTCTGGCGTTTGTTGGTCCCTCGGCCGAGGTCATCGACAGCATGGGCGACAAGGATGCCGCACGTAGAACGGCTGCCGCGGCGGGCGTGCCCATCGTGCCGGGCTGCGATTTGCTCAAAAGCCCCGAGGAGGCGACGGCCGAGGCCGAGCGCATTGGCTGCCCCGTGCTCATCAAGGCGCGTGCGGGCGGTGGCGGTCGCGGCATTCGCAAGGTCGAGCGCGTGGAAGATGCGGCAAAGGCGTTCATCGAGGCGCGTGCCGAGGGCGAGGCCGTTTTTGGCGACGGCGAGTGCTACATGGAGAAGTTCGTCGCGCCGGCGCACCACGTCGAGGTGCAGATTATGGCCGATAAGCAGGGCCATGTGTTTTCGCTCGGCGAGCGCGAGTGCTCGGTGCAGCGCCGCAACCAAAAGCTGATCGAGGAGAGCCCCGCGCCGTGCCTCGACGGACGCGATGATATTCGCGCGCGCATGCACAAGGCGGCGCGCGACTTGGCTCGTGCCGTCGGTTATGAGGGCGCTGGCACCATCGAGTTTCTGTACTCGGACGACGGCAATTTCTACTTTATGGAAATGAACACGCGCTTGCAGGTGGAGCATCCGGTTACAGAGTTTGTGACCGATACCGACTTGGTCAAGTGGCAGCTGCGCGTGGCAGCCGGCCAGCCTCTGCCCTTTGAGCAGGAGGACATGCCGGTGCGCAACCACGCCATGGAGTGCCGCATCAATGCCGAAACGCCGGACTTTCTGCCGTCGTGCGGAACGGTCACCGCGTTGCGTGTGCCGGGTGGCCCGCGCGTGCGCTGGGATTCCGCCATGTTTACCGGTGCGAAAGTTCCGCCGTACTACGACTCCATGCTCGGCAAGCTCATCGTGTGTGCGCCCACGCGTGACGGTGCCATTCGCAAGATGCGCTCGGCCCTAGGCGAGCTCGTGATTGAGGGCGTGAGCGAAAACAGCGAGCTTCAGCTCGACGTGCTGGCAAACGACGAGTTCTTGTCGGGCATGTATCACACCGATCTGATGGGGCATCTCTATGCTGATGAATAG
- the fabZ gene encoding 3-hydroxyacyl-ACP dehydratase FabZ — MNKEELKELLPHREPMLLLDEAELVGDEAHGKITITGDEYFLQGHFPGNPVVPGVIQCEMLAQNCCVLLMGDEEARGATPFYTSLDKVRFKRPVRPGDTVDLVCTITRARGPFRFATGTASVNGEVCCRADMSFALMHES; from the coding sequence ATGAACAAAGAAGAGCTTAAGGAACTGTTGCCGCATCGCGAACCGATGCTTTTGCTCGACGAGGCCGAGCTGGTGGGCGACGAGGCCCACGGCAAGATCACGATCACGGGCGACGAGTACTTTTTGCAGGGGCATTTTCCGGGAAACCCGGTGGTCCCCGGCGTGATTCAGTGCGAGATGCTCGCCCAAAACTGTTGCGTGCTGCTGATGGGCGATGAGGAGGCGCGCGGCGCGACGCCGTTCTACACGAGTCTGGACAAGGTGCGCTTTAAGCGTCCGGTGCGCCCGGGCGACACGGTTGATCTGGTGTGCACCATCACGCGTGCGCGCGGGCCGTTCCGCTTTGCGACGGGTACTGCGAGCGTCAACGGTGAGGTTTGCTGCCGCGCCGATATGTCTTTTGCACTCATGCACGAAAGTTAA
- the accB gene encoding acetyl-CoA carboxylase biotin carboxyl carrier protein produces the protein MDSKRLAEIADVMEDRGLTRVRVEEPDGTAVELERASAAQPVAVPMPMPSAMAAPVAAPTVAPAAPEPAAQTPAAAPEPKGTEVTAPMVGVFYAAPAPGDEPFVHVGSKVKAGETLCIIEAMKVLNEVTAEADGEVLEICVADGDLVEFGSCLMRIG, from the coding sequence ATGGATTCCAAAAGACTTGCCGAGATAGCCGATGTGATGGAGGACCGCGGCCTCACGCGCGTGCGCGTTGAGGAGCCCGATGGCACCGCGGTCGAACTCGAGCGCGCGAGCGCCGCACAGCCGGTTGCCGTGCCCATGCCCATGCCGAGCGCTATGGCCGCTCCAGTTGCAGCTCCCACAGTCGCGCCTGCCGCACCGGAGCCCGCCGCGCAGACACCTGCCGCCGCACCAGAGCCCAAGGGCACCGAGGTGACCGCTCCCATGGTCGGCGTTTTCTATGCTGCCCCGGCGCCGGGCGACGAGCCGTTTGTGCACGTGGGCTCTAAGGTCAAGGCCGGCGAGACGCTCTGCATCATCGAGGCCATGAAGGTTCTCAACGAGGTAACGGCAGAGGCAGACGGCGAGGTGCTCGAGATCTGCGTGGCCGACGGCGACCTCGTGGAGTTTGGCAGCTGCCTCATGAGGATCGGATAG
- the fabF gene encoding beta-ketoacyl-ACP synthase II produces the protein MEQRVAITGIGAVSPLGNTALATWAAMCAGTCGIGPITHFDTDAFAVKVAAEVKGFDGNEYFGKRDAKHLDPCVQFAMAASDEAMHDAGFDVEGAIDRERLGVYVGSGVGGMTTLVDNVHTIAERGPRRASPYMIAMMIPNMASGNIAIRHKAKGPTLPVVTACATSAHAVGEAFRAIKHGYADAILAGGAEAAIIPDAVAGFTSCRALTTNPDPATACRPFDADRDGFVMGEGACVLVLESMEHAQARGAHIYAEVVGYGNTDDAYHITSPDPEAAGIARAISLAVTEGDVRPSEGLYINAHGTSTKLNDSSETAGIKRALGEDAARAAHVSSTKSMTGHMIGATGAIEVMACAMALEQGVVPPTINYRTPDPACDLDYTPNRAVRADLTWALSTNLGFGGHNAAIALRRYTRS, from the coding sequence ATGGAACAGAGAGTTGCAATCACCGGTATCGGTGCCGTGTCGCCGCTCGGCAACACCGCGCTTGCCACCTGGGCGGCAATGTGTGCTGGCACGTGCGGCATCGGCCCGATCACGCACTTCGATACCGATGCGTTTGCCGTCAAGGTGGCAGCCGAGGTCAAGGGCTTTGACGGCAACGAGTACTTTGGCAAGCGTGACGCCAAGCATCTCGACCCCTGCGTTCAGTTTGCGATGGCGGCTTCGGACGAAGCCATGCACGATGCGGGCTTTGATGTCGAAGGCGCCATCGATCGCGAGCGCCTGGGCGTCTACGTGGGCTCGGGCGTGGGCGGCATGACGACGCTCGTCGACAACGTCCATACGATTGCCGAACGTGGGCCCCGCCGCGCATCGCCCTATATGATCGCGATGATGATCCCCAACATGGCATCGGGCAATATCGCAATCCGCCACAAGGCAAAGGGCCCGACCCTGCCCGTGGTGACCGCGTGCGCAACCTCGGCCCATGCGGTGGGCGAGGCGTTCCGCGCCATAAAGCACGGCTATGCCGACGCGATCCTCGCGGGCGGCGCCGAGGCCGCAATTATCCCCGATGCCGTTGCGGGCTTTACGTCCTGCCGCGCATTGACCACCAACCCTGATCCCGCGACGGCTTGCCGCCCGTTCGATGCAGACCGCGATGGCTTTGTGATGGGCGAGGGCGCCTGCGTGCTCGTGCTCGAGAGCATGGAACATGCGCAGGCGCGCGGTGCGCACATTTATGCCGAGGTCGTGGGCTACGGCAACACCGATGATGCCTATCACATCACGAGCCCTGATCCCGAGGCTGCCGGCATTGCCCGCGCGATATCGCTGGCGGTGACCGAGGGCGACGTCAGGCCTTCCGAGGGCCTCTACATCAATGCCCACGGCACATCGACCAAGCTCAACGATTCGTCCGAGACGGCGGGCATTAAGCGTGCGCTCGGCGAGGACGCGGCGCGCGCCGCGCACGTCTCGTCGACTAAGTCGATGACCGGCCACATGATCGGTGCCACGGGCGCCATCGAGGTCATGGCCTGCGCCATGGCGCTCGAGCAGGGCGTGGTGCCGCCGACCATTAACTACCGCACGCCCGATCCCGCCTGCGATCTTGACTACACGCCCAATCGCGCAGTTCGCGCCGACCTTACCTGGGCGCTTTCGACCAACCTAGGCTTTGGCGGGCACAACGCCGCCATCGCGCTGCGTAGATATACGAGGAGCTAG
- the fabG gene encoding 3-oxoacyl-[acyl-carrier-protein] reductase: protein MGNLNNGALERNDSRRVALVTGGSRGIGRACAIGLAEDGYDIAVVYAGSVDAARETCDACEAAGATARSYQCDVADPAAVNACVEAVLNDFGSIWALVNNAGITRDGLLMRMGDDAFDRVLDVNLKGTFNTTRALTKTFMRQRGGCVVNMSSVVGLMGNAGQANYAASKAGVIGLTKAVARELAPRGVRVNAVAPGFVETDMTAKLSEKVRTVTEEQIPLKRMARPEEVAGVVRFLASDAAAYITGEVVRVDGGMAM, encoded by the coding sequence ATGGGCAACTTGAACAATGGCGCGCTCGAGCGCAACGACTCACGTCGCGTGGCACTGGTCACGGGCGGCTCGCGGGGTATCGGCCGCGCCTGCGCTATCGGTCTGGCGGAGGATGGCTACGATATCGCCGTCGTCTATGCCGGCAGCGTCGATGCGGCGCGCGAGACGTGCGACGCCTGCGAGGCGGCTGGCGCCACGGCGCGCTCATATCAATGCGACGTGGCCGACCCCGCTGCCGTCAACGCGTGCGTGGAAGCGGTCCTCAACGACTTTGGCTCCATTTGGGCGCTCGTCAACAACGCTGGCATCACCCGCGATGGCCTGCTCATGCGCATGGGCGATGACGCCTTCGATCGCGTGCTCGATGTCAATCTTAAAGGAACGTTTAACACGACGCGCGCGCTCACCAAGACCTTTATGCGCCAGCGCGGCGGCTGCGTCGTCAACATGAGCTCGGTCGTGGGCCTGATGGGCAATGCCGGGCAAGCCAACTACGCTGCCTCCAAGGCGGGCGTGATCGGCCTGACCAAGGCGGTGGCGCGCGAGCTTGCGCCCCGCGGCGTACGAGTGAACGCGGTTGCCCCCGGGTTTGTCGAGACGGATATGACGGCAAAGCTCTCGGAGAAGGTGCGTACGGTAACCGAGGAGCAGATTCCCCTTAAGCGTATGGCGCGCCCCGAGGAGGTGGCCGGCGTAGTGCGCTTTCTGGCGAGTGATGCGGCTGCCTACATTACGGGTGAGGTCGTGCGCGTCGACGGCGGAATGGCGATGTAG
- a CDS encoding ACP S-malonyltransferase: MGGVAFLFAGQGAQHPAMGVDLIETSPAAAEVFAIADEVRPGTSEQCRSASKEELSQTENTQPCVFVHDLAAAAALRERGVVPAACAGFSLGEVAALTFAGAFDTRAGFELVCERAALMAAAAERHPGGMRAVIKLDAAQVEGLAKHAGEDCWPVNYNSPQQTVVAGAPEALQELDVLVKEAGGRAMKVAVSGAFHSPYMAEATCGLAAYIEAGHAPSPLLIPVLANMTAAPYPADPQTASDVLANQVSHAVRWVDTLHALQDQGIDTFIEVGPGKTLSGLVKRTLSDVRVYSCETAEQVAAIADELA; this comes from the coding sequence ATGGGTGGCGTAGCGTTTTTGTTTGCCGGCCAGGGTGCCCAGCACCCCGCGATGGGCGTCGACTTGATCGAGACATCGCCGGCGGCCGCCGAGGTGTTCGCCATTGCCGACGAGGTGCGCCCGGGGACCAGCGAGCAATGCCGGAGTGCCTCCAAGGAGGAGCTCTCGCAGACCGAGAACACGCAGCCGTGCGTGTTCGTTCACGACCTGGCAGCGGCTGCCGCCCTGCGTGAGCGTGGCGTGGTACCTGCCGCCTGTGCGGGATTCTCGCTGGGCGAGGTCGCCGCGCTCACCTTTGCGGGGGCGTTCGATACGCGAGCGGGCTTTGAGCTCGTGTGCGAGCGCGCGGCGCTGATGGCCGCGGCTGCCGAGCGCCATCCGGGCGGCATGCGCGCCGTCATCAAGCTCGATGCGGCGCAAGTCGAGGGCCTGGCAAAACATGCCGGCGAGGACTGCTGGCCAGTCAACTACAACAGCCCACAGCAGACGGTTGTGGCCGGAGCGCCCGAGGCGCTGCAGGAGCTCGACGTCCTAGTAAAAGAGGCTGGCGGCCGCGCCATGAAGGTCGCGGTGTCGGGTGCATTTCATAGCCCCTATATGGCCGAGGCGACCTGTGGCCTTGCCGCATATATTGAGGCCGGTCACGCGCCGTCCCCGTTGCTCATTCCTGTTTTGGCAAATATGACAGCGGCGCCCTATCCGGCGGATCCCCAGACGGCATCGGATGTCTTGGCCAATCAGGTGAGCCATGCCGTACGCTGGGTCGATACGCTGCATGCTCTGCAGGATCAAGGCATCGACACATTTATTGAGGTCGGCCCCGGCAAAACGCTGTCCGGCCTGGTCAAGCGTACGCTGAGCGACGTTCGTGTGTATTCGTGCGAGACGGCCGAGCAGGTCGCAGCTATTGCCGACGAGCTCGCATAG
- the fabK gene encoding enoyl-[acyl-carrier-protein] reductase FabK — MLKTPLCDLLGIEKPVFQGGMAWIADASLASAVSEAGGLGIIAAMNADANWLRDQIHELRAKTDKPFGVNVMLMSPFADEVAQVVIDERVPVVVTGAGNPAKYMKAWNEAGIKVIPVVASVALARLVARRGATAVVAEGTESGGHIGETSTMALVPQVVDAVDIPVVAAGGIADGRGVAAAFMLGAEGVQVGTRFLVADECTVSEQYKEMVLKANDTSTRATGRSTGHPVRALKSPFTNAYAKSEGSGASAEELGAMGTGALRKAAKDGNYEEGSFLCGQIAGMVNERQSAREIVDDLVDGAEHVLKGACAWVA; from the coding sequence ATGCTCAAGACTCCTCTCTGCGATCTGCTCGGCATCGAAAAGCCCGTGTTCCAGGGCGGTATGGCCTGGATTGCCGATGCCTCGCTGGCGTCCGCAGTGTCCGAGGCGGGTGGCTTAGGCATCATCGCGGCCATGAACGCCGACGCCAACTGGCTTCGCGACCAGATTCATGAGCTGCGCGCCAAGACGGATAAGCCCTTTGGCGTGAACGTCATGCTCATGAGCCCGTTTGCCGACGAGGTTGCACAGGTCGTGATTGACGAGCGAGTGCCGGTCGTCGTGACGGGCGCCGGCAATCCCGCCAAGTACATGAAGGCGTGGAACGAGGCGGGCATCAAGGTCATCCCGGTCGTTGCCTCGGTGGCGCTGGCGCGCCTCGTGGCACGTCGTGGAGCCACGGCGGTTGTTGCCGAGGGTACCGAATCGGGCGGCCATATTGGCGAGACCTCGACGATGGCACTGGTGCCGCAGGTCGTCGATGCGGTTGACATTCCCGTCGTGGCCGCCGGCGGTATTGCCGACGGCCGCGGCGTGGCGGCCGCCTTTATGCTGGGCGCCGAAGGCGTGCAAGTGGGTACGCGCTTTCTGGTCGCAGACGAGTGCACCGTCTCGGAGCAGTACAAAGAGATGGTCCTGAAGGCCAACGACACTTCAACGCGTGCGACCGGTCGCTCGACGGGACATCCAGTGCGCGCCCTCAAGAGCCCCTTCACCAACGCCTATGCCAAGAGCGAGGGTTCCGGCGCGAGTGCCGAGGAGCTCGGTGCTATGGGAACCGGTGCGCTGCGTAAGGCCGCCAAGGACGGCAACTACGAAGAGGGTTCGTTTTTGTGTGGACAGATTGCCGGCATGGTCAACGAGCGCCAGAGCGCACGCGAAATCGTTGACGACCTGGTCGATGGCGCCGAGCACGTCCTGAAGGGTGCGTGCGCATGGGTGGCGTAG
- a CDS encoding acyl carrier protein — translation MADQKTFERVCDVIRETAGLDDVEMKPESTLEEIGLDSLGTVEILVAVEDEFGIQLDTEENPKTVGEFADTVEAALEK, via the coding sequence ATGGCAGATCAGAAGACCTTCGAGCGCGTTTGCGACGTTATCCGCGAGACCGCCGGTCTTGACGATGTCGAGATGAAGCCCGAGTCCACGCTCGAGGAGATTGGTCTCGACAGCCTGGGCACCGTCGAGATCCTCGTTGCCGTCGAGGACGAGTTTGGCATCCAGCTCGATACCGAGGAGAACCCCAAGACGGTCGGCGAGTTCGCCGATACGGTCGAGGCGGCATTGGAGAAGTAG
- a CDS encoding ketoacyl-ACP synthase III: protein MGFTILGTGSALPERSVSNDELSEFLDTSDEWIFTRTGIKSRHVCTTESLDDLAVAASERALQVSGIDASQLDLIVCSTTTGDHLVPAEACAVAERLGATCPAFDVSAACAGFVFALDVAEGYIARSRAERVLVVAAEQMTRALDWTDRATCVLFGDGAGAAVIEAGGDSPLAVELSTAPDVETLRVPGLVGTSPFKASADSASVLSMNGRRVFKFGVNAICDTVHKLAIDAGILVEDIDHFVFHQANERILSQAVKRLGVPDERVVRTLRETGNISSACIPLALDRLANAGALHTGDTIALVGFGAGLDIGGYLLRWK from the coding sequence ATGGGTTTCACGATTCTTGGAACAGGTTCGGCACTTCCTGAGCGCAGTGTTTCCAATGACGAGCTGTCTGAGTTCCTCGATACCTCGGATGAGTGGATTTTTACTCGCACCGGTATCAAGAGCCGCCACGTCTGCACCACCGAGTCACTTGACGACCTTGCCGTAGCGGCGAGCGAGCGGGCACTCCAGGTGTCCGGAATCGACGCGAGCCAGCTGGATCTGATCGTCTGCTCGACGACGACGGGTGACCACCTTGTTCCCGCTGAGGCGTGTGCCGTTGCTGAGCGACTAGGCGCGACGTGCCCTGCCTTCGATGTCTCGGCGGCTTGTGCCGGCTTCGTATTTGCGCTCGATGTCGCCGAGGGCTATATCGCCCGCAGCCGTGCCGAGCGCGTGCTTGTTGTTGCTGCCGAGCAGATGACGCGCGCGCTCGACTGGACCGACCGTGCCACCTGCGTGCTTTTTGGCGATGGGGCAGGCGCCGCAGTGATTGAAGCTGGGGGAGACAGTCCCCTTGCCGTTGAGCTTTCGACGGCGCCCGACGTCGAGACGTTGCGCGTTCCCGGTCTGGTCGGTACCTCGCCGTTTAAGGCTTCCGCAGATAGCGCGAGCGTGCTGTCCATGAATGGCCGCCGCGTGTTCAAGTTCGGCGTCAACGCCATCTGCGACACGGTCCATAAGCTTGCGATCGATGCGGGCATTTTGGTCGAAGACATCGATCATTTTGTATTCCATCAGGCTAACGAACGAATCCTGAGCCAGGCGGTCAAGCGCCTGGGCGTGCCGGACGAGCGCGTGGTTCGCACGTTGCGCGAGACCGGCAACATTTCGAGCGCATGCATTCCGCTTGCCCTCGACCGGCTGGCAAACGCCGGTGCACTTCACACAGGCGACACCATCGCCTTGGTTGGATTTGGCGCCGGTCTGGATATAGGTGGCTATCTGCTTCGTTGGAAGTAG
- a CDS encoding biotin--[acetyl-CoA-carboxylase] ligase, whose product MDLRLTVVDVTGSTNDDLLEAGKQGAPHGTGLAARAQTAGRGRRGHKWDSTAGNLLLSIVLRPCVNPAKYSGLAAVSGLAVLEALEKQGLANEIGLKWPNDLVASGRKLGGILVEAARDNEGSPFAVCGIGVNVNYVPAEVPDGGLPAIGLSYLNENVPAVDVLLKQVYHAVVNAVDAWAERLNAMEEDAGPLAPVHDDYVAHLNWIGETVIARSPVGDELARGIFKTVDGFGRACIETEDGFRSFHFEEASLRPMSE is encoded by the coding sequence ATGGATTTACGTTTAACAGTGGTCGACGTAACCGGATCGACCAACGATGACCTGCTCGAAGCAGGAAAACAGGGGGCGCCGCACGGCACAGGACTTGCCGCCCGGGCTCAAACAGCAGGACGCGGTCGGCGCGGGCACAAGTGGGACTCAACCGCCGGCAACCTATTGCTTTCGATTGTCCTGCGTCCATGCGTTAATCCCGCAAAGTACTCTGGTCTTGCCGCTGTCAGCGGCCTAGCGGTGCTCGAAGCACTCGAAAAGCAGGGTCTTGCAAACGAGATTGGCCTCAAATGGCCCAACGACCTGGTCGCGAGTGGACGCAAACTCGGCGGCATTCTGGTCGAGGCCGCACGCGATAACGAAGGCAGCCCCTTTGCGGTCTGTGGCATCGGCGTCAACGTGAACTATGTGCCCGCGGAGGTTCCCGATGGCGGCCTGCCCGCAATCGGTCTCTCGTATCTCAACGAGAACGTTCCCGCCGTCGATGTGCTACTCAAACAGGTCTATCACGCAGTCGTGAACGCTGTAGATGCGTGGGCAGAACGCCTCAACGCCATGGAAGAAGACGCCGGACCGCTCGCGCCCGTCCACGATGATTATGTAGCTCACCTCAATTGGATAGGGGAAACCGTTATCGCCCGTTCCCCTGTCGGTGACGAGCTGGCGCGTGGCATCTTTAAAACGGTCGATGGCTTTGGTCGCGCGTGCATCGAAACGGAAGACGGCTTTCGATCTTTCCATTTTGAGGAGGCATCGCTGCGTCCCATGAGCGAATAG
- the rpsJ gene encoding 30S ribosomal protein S10: MATQKIRIRLKGYDHEVVDQSAKLIVETAQKTGARVSGPVPLPTERNLYTVIRSPHVNKDSREQFEMRTHKRLIDILDPTSGTVDSLMRLDLPAGVDIDIKL; the protein is encoded by the coding sequence TTGGCTACCCAGAAGATCCGCATTCGCCTCAAGGGCTATGATCACGAGGTCGTCGATCAGTCCGCGAAGCTCATCGTCGAGACCGCTCAGAAGACCGGCGCTCGCGTTTCCGGTCCTGTCCCCCTGCCCACCGAGCGCAACCTGTACACGGTTATCCGCTCGCCGCACGTGAACAAGGACTCCCGTGAGCAGTTCGAGATGCGCACCCACAAGCGCCTCATCGACATCCTCGACCCCACCTCGGGCACCGTTGATTCGCTCATGCGTCTCGACCTCCCCGCTGGCGTCGACATCGACATCAAGCTCTAA
- the fusA gene encoding elongation factor G yields MAKPKYKLSDTRNIGIMAHIDAGKTTTTERILYYTGKTHKIGEVHEGAATMDWMVQEQERGVTITSAATTCFWNKDGKDYRIQIIDTPGHVDFTAEVERCLRVLDGAVAVFDAVAGVQPQSETVWRQASTFNVPRIAFINKYDRVGADFFNAIETMKDRLDANAVAAQVPMGAEDNFWGVIDLVTMTAWDFKADEKGMTYPEPMDEIPAEFADIAATKREELLDAAASFDDELMEKILMEEDFTVEELKAALRKGVLANELNLVFVGSAYKNKGVQELLDAVVDYLPSPLDVEAVTGTDPDTGEEIQRHPSFDEPFSGLVFKIMTDPFVGKLTYVRVYSGRAESGSYVVNASNGQRERLGRILEMNAAERIDRDDAAAGDIVACVGFKNSTTGDTLCAEGKEIVLEKIEFAKPVIDVAIEPKTKAEQDKMSLALTKLAEEDPTFQVSTNHETGQTIIAGMGELHLEIIVDRLLREFKVDANVGKPQVAYRETAGHDVEKAEGKFVRQSGGRGQYGHAVIKLEKMEEGFGYEFVNAIVGGVVPKEYIPSIDKGIQEALNTGVIAGFPVLDVKVTLFDGSYHEVDSSEAAFKIAGSMAIKDALKKSDPQLLEPIMAVEVETPEQYMGDVMGNLSGRRGKIEGMEDRKNSKLIRAKVPLGEMFGYATDLRSQTQGRASYTMQFDSYEPAPKSIVDEVMSKNA; encoded by the coding sequence ATGGCTAAGCCTAAGTACAAGCTTTCCGATACCCGTAACATCGGCATCATGGCTCACATCGATGCCGGTAAGACCACCACGACCGAGCGTATTCTTTACTACACCGGTAAGACCCACAAGATCGGTGAGGTCCATGAGGGCGCTGCCACCATGGACTGGATGGTTCAGGAGCAGGAGCGCGGCGTAACCATTACCTCCGCTGCTACCACCTGCTTCTGGAACAAGGACGGTAAGGACTACCGCATCCAGATCATCGACACCCCGGGCCACGTTGACTTCACCGCCGAGGTCGAGCGCTGCCTGCGCGTCCTCGATGGCGCTGTCGCCGTCTTCGACGCCGTTGCCGGCGTTCAGCCCCAGTCTGAGACCGTTTGGCGTCAGGCTTCTACCTTCAACGTCCCCCGCATCGCCTTCATCAACAAGTATGACCGCGTGGGCGCTGACTTCTTCAACGCTATCGAGACCATGAAGGATCGTCTCGATGCTAACGCCGTGGCCGCTCAGGTCCCGATGGGCGCCGAGGACAACTTCTGGGGCGTCATCGACCTGGTCACCATGACTGCATGGGACTTCAAGGCCGACGAGAAGGGTATGACCTACCCCGAGCCGATGGACGAGATCCCGGCTGAGTTTGCCGACATCGCTGCCACCAAGCGCGAGGAGCTCCTTGACGCTGCTGCCAGCTTTGACGACGAGCTCATGGAGAAGATCCTCATGGAGGAGGACTTCACCGTCGAGGAGCTCAAGGCTGCTCTGCGCAAGGGCGTTCTGGCCAACGAGCTCAACCTCGTCTTCGTGGGTTCCGCCTACAAGAACAAGGGCGTTCAGGAGCTGCTCGACGCTGTCGTCGACTACCTGCCCAGCCCGCTCGACGTCGAGGCCGTCACCGGTACCGATCCGGACACCGGCGAGGAGATTCAGCGTCATCCTTCCTTCGACGAGCCCTTCTCCGGCCTGGTCTTCAAGATCATGACCGACCCGTTCGTCGGTAAGCTCACCTATGTCCGCGTTTACTCCGGCCGCGCCGAGTCCGGCTCCTACGTGGTCAACGCTTCCAACGGTCAGCGCGAGCGCCTCGGCCGCATCCTCGAGATGAACGCCGCCGAGCGTATCGACCGTGACGACGCTGCCGCTGGCGACATCGTCGCTTGCGTCGGCTTCAAGAACTCCACCACCGGTGACACCCTGTGCGCCGAGGGCAAGGAGATCGTCCTCGAGAAGATCGAGTTCGCTAAGCCCGTTATCGACGTTGCCATCGAGCCCAAGACCAAGGCCGAGCAGGACAAGATGTCCCTGGCTCTGACCAAGCTCGCCGAGGAGGACCCGACCTTCCAGGTGTCCACCAACCACGAGACCGGCCAGACCATTATCGCCGGCATGGGCGAGCTGCACCTCGAGATCATCGTCGACCGTCTGCTCCGCGAGTTCAAGGTTGACGCTAACGTTGGTAAGCCCCAGGTTGCCTACCGCGAGACCGCTGGTCACGACGTCGAGAAGGCTGAGGGCAAGTTCGTCCGTCAGTCCGGTGGTCGCGGTCAGTACGGCCACGCCGTCATCAAGCTCGAGAAGATGGAGGAGGGCTTCGGCTACGAGTTCGTCAACGCTATCGTCGGCGGCGTCGTGCCCAAAGAGTACATCCCGTCCATCGACAAGGGCATCCAGGAGGCCCTGAACACCGGTGTTATCGCCGGCTTCCCGGTCCTCGACGTTAAGGTCACCCTGTTCGACGGTTCTTACCACGAGGTCGACTCCTCCGAGGCCGCCTTCAAGATCGCCGGTTCCATGGCTATCAAGGACGCCCTCAAGAAGTCCGATCCGCAGCTGCTCGAGCCGATCATGGCTGTCGAGGTTGAGACCCCCGAGCAGTACATGGGCGACGTTATGGGCAACCTCTCCGGTCGCCGCGGCAAGATCGAGGGCATGGAGGATCGCAAGAACAGCAAGCTCATCCGTGCCAAGGTGCCGCTGGGCGAGATGTTCGGTTACGCTACCGACCTTCGCTCCCAGACCCAGGGCCGTGCATCCTACACGATGCAGTTCGACTCTTATGAGCCCGCGCCCAAGTCCATCGTGGACGAGGTCATGAGCAAGAACGCCTAA